In a single window of the Elaeis guineensis isolate ETL-2024a chromosome 4, EG11, whole genome shotgun sequence genome:
- the LOC140857473 gene encoding uncharacterized protein isoform X1 has product MTSLRTPSSPNCLQLRFGLRCRESSFIFLRIPFRPSNLRIRLVFAADAAARDGGKGDSWNSSSGSPDSFAGWSDAESGGEDSQKKGGFGGILGAGLAGVFFAAGITFAILSLHSKSASGAKVQMEPLTKEQEVLVTSDDMNAVADQAGDESNLLLPDKESKINYCNSDYEMGAKQNHFSHTEFSEDASEGRFDYIHQTGTSSMQDMKSSGDGIDTVHLASSQDVLDITLDANSIPVPAGTNTSPAESSAYDIDLSYDISEMQDSQSTTQSGTLDSVIGHDADKSTVTTVDLSSPNAHLVNHVSVHQDGNLSPVKMVDSEVPLDFTSELPSEQSTPNLILPESVDLVDSQVRVKGVMENADCVSQDQDIEQNGLLQHPPAASISNPVVHDINETTLLETVTRPDFDQSEELMLSHDSISFPEGHKTNESTISVAHSISVSSEPNDNELDLNSYNQIQNGSLSESLLPEKSWSHAGIPAPSLLPAALQVPPGEVLVPAVVDQVQGQALAALQVLKVIEVDVQPGELCTRREYARWLVSASSALSRNTLSKVYPAMYIENVSELAFDDVTPEDPDFPYIQGLAEAGLISSKLSRSDLNGSVSGKQDSVIFSPDSPLSRQDLVSWKMALEKKQLPEVDRQHLYQCSGYIDIDKINPDAWPALAADLSSGEQGIIPLAFGYTRLFQPDKPVTKAQAAIALATGDAAEVVSEELARIEAESLAESAVNAHTALVAQVEQDLHASFEKELAKEREKIEAVEKLAEEARFELERLRSERVEENNALIRERAAVESEMEVLSRLRHEVEEQLQSLMSNKLEISFERDKITKLRKDAESENQVIVQLQYELEVERKALSMARAWAEEEAKRAREQARALEEARERWERHGIKVVVDGDLQDDASAGITWLTAGKQPPIDETITRAESLVEKLKAAAAEIKVRSTAVIEKIIQKIVCLISALKHQASEASKHASELRNTAISKVRKSTDEFQENASMFSSTVGDRARRVVEDCGKRVEKINASEFSSTIGDRARKVVEDCKGSVEKITQKFKT; this is encoded by the exons ATGACGTCTTTAAGGACTCCTTCGTCCCCCAACTGTCTACAGCTCCGATTCGGTCTCAGGTGTAGGGAATCCTCTTTCATCTTCCTCCGGATCCCATTCCGCCCGTCCAATCTGCGCATCCGTCTGGTCTTCGCTGCCGATGCGGCGGCGAGAGATGGAGGTAAAGGCGATTCATGGAACAGCTCCAGTGGATCGCCGGATTCTTTCGCCGGATGGTCAGACGCGGAGAGTGGCGGCGAGGACTCGCAGAAAAAGGGAGGATTTGGAG GGATTCTAGGGGCAGGACTGGCTGGAGTTTTCTTTGCTGCTGGCATTACATTTGCAATATTATCTCTTCACAGTAAGAGTGCTTCTG GTGCCAAAGTGCAGATGGAGCCattaacaaaagaacaagaagtcCTAGTAACTTCTGATGATATGAATGCAGTAGCTGATCAGGCTGGAGACGAGTCTAATTTGCTGTTACCAGACAAAGAGAGTAAAATAAATTACTGCAATTCAGACTACGAGATGGGAGCAAAGCAGAACCATTTTTCTCATACGGAATTTAGTGAAGATGCTAGTGAGGGCAGATTTGATTATATACACCAAACGGGGACTTCATCAATGCAAGATATGAAATCATCGGGCGATGGCATCGATACTGTTCACCTAGCTTCAAGTCAAGATGTTCTGGATATCACCTTAGATGCTAATAGCATTCCTGTACCTGCTGGTACTAATACAAGCCCAGCTGAATCGTCTGCTTATGATATTGACTTGTCATATGATATATCTGAGATGCAAGATTCCCAGAGTACAACACAGTCTGGCACTTTGGACTCGGTTATTGGACATGATGCGGACAAAAGCACTGTCACTACTGTTGACTTATCTTCTCCTAATGCTCATTTGGTTAACCATGTAAGCGTTCATCAGGATGGAAATTTAAGTCCAGTGAAAATGGTAGATTCTGAAGTTCCATTGGATTTCACAAGCGAACTTCCCAGCGAACAATCAACACCCAATCTCATCTTACCAGAGTCAGTTGATCTTGTAGATTCCCAAGTCAGAGTTAAGGGTGTTATGGAGAATGCAGACTGTGTGTCACAGGATCAAGATATTGAGCAGAATGGTTTGCTACAGCATCCTCCTGCTGCTAGCATTTCAAATCCAGTGGTACATGACATAAATGAAACTACTTTATTGGAAACAGTCACTAGACCAGATTTTGATCAGAGTGAAGAACTGATGCTTTCACATGATTCTATCAGTTTTCCAGAAGGGCATAAAACAAATGAAAGCACAATATCTGTAGCACATTCTATATCAGTATCTTCAGAACCTAATGACAATGAACTTGATTTGAACAGTTATAATCAAATTCAAAATGGCTCACTGTCTGAGTCACTATTGCCTGAGAAATCTTGGTCCCATGCTGGTATACctgctccatctcttctccctgcAGCTCTACAGGTGCCTCCTGGAGAAGTTTTAGTTCCTGCAGTAGTTGACCAGGTTCAGGGGCAGGCACTGGCAGCACTGCAAGTTCTTAAG GTTATTGAGGTTGATGTTCAACCAGGTGAGTTGTGTACTCGTCGTGAGTATGCTCGTTGGTTGGTATCTGCAAGTAGTGCTCTTTCAAG GAACACACTTTCAAAAGTTTATCCTGCAATGTACATAGAGAATGTGTCTGAACTTGCATTTGATGATGTCACTCCTGAAGATCCTGATTTCCCATATATTCAAG GCTTGGCAGAAGCTGGACTCATCTCTAGCAAGCTTTCAAGATCTGATTTGAATGGCTCTGTCAGTGGAAAGCAGGATTCTGTTATCTTCTCTCCTGACAG CCCTCTGTCACGCCAAGATCTTGTGAGTTGGAAGATGGCTTTGGAAAAGAAGCAACTTCCAGAAGTTGACAGACAG CATCTTTACCAGTGCTCTGGCTACATAGACATTGATAAAATAAACCCAGATGCTTGGCCTGCTTTGGCAGCTGACTTATCTTCTGGAGAACAGGGCATTATACCTCTTGCTTTTG GTTATACTAGACTTTTTCAACCTGATAAACCTGTCACAAAAGCACAAGCTGCTATTGCGCTTGCAACTGGTGATGCTGCTGAGGTTGTCAGTGAAGAACTTGCTCGTATTGAAGCAGAATCCTTGGCGGAAAGTGCTGTAAATGCACATACTGCTTTAGTAGCTCAGGTTGAGCAAGATCTGCATGCAagctttgagaaggagcttgctAAGGAAAGGGAGAAGATAGAGGCTGTGGAAAAATTAGCTGAAGAAGCAAGGTTTGAGCTGGAAAGACTTAGAAGTGAAAGAGTGGAAGAAAATAATGCTTTGATAAGAGAGCGTGCTGCTGTTGAATCTGAAATGGAAGTGCTTTCAAGGCTAAGACATGAAGTGGAGGAGCAGTTACAGAGCCTTATGAGTAATAAGCTGGAGATATCTTTTGAGAGGGATAAGATTACCAAACTCCGGAAGGATGCAGAAAGCGAGAACCAGGTTATTGTCCAGTTGCAGTATGAGCTGGAAGTTGAGAGAAAGGCTTTGTCTATGGCCCG GGCATGGGCAGAGGAGGAAGCTAAAAGGGCTCGGGAGCAGGCCAGAGCTCTTGAGGAGGCCAGAGAACGCTGGGAGAGGCATGGCATCAAAGTAGTAGTTGATGGAGATCTCCAAGATGATGCTTCTGCTGGAATCACATGGCTTACTGCTGGGAAGCAGCCTCCGATTGATGAAACAATCACCAGAGCAGAGAGCCTGGTGGAAAAGCTCAAGGCGGCGGCGGCTGAAATAAAAGTTAGGTCTACAGCTGTTATCGAGAAAATAATACAGAAGATAGTCTGTCTAATTTCAGCTTTGAAGCATCAAGCATCTGAGGCTTCCAAGCATGCCTCAGAGCTCCGAAATACTGCAATCTCTAAGGTTAGAAAATCAACAGATGAGTTCCAGGAAAATGCCTCCATGTTCAGCTCGACTGTTGGCGACAGGGCACGGAGGGTTGTTGAAGATTGCGGAAAACGTGTCGAGAAAATAAATGCCTCTGAGTTCAGCTCAACCATTGGTGACAGGGCAAGAAAGGTTGTTGAAGATTGCAAAGGCAGTGTTGAGAAAATCACACAAAAGTTCAAGACATGA
- the LOC140857473 gene encoding uncharacterized protein isoform X3: MEQLQWIAGFFRRMVRRGEWRRGLAEKGRIWSLFSGILGAGLAGVFFAAGITFAILSLHSKSASGAKVQMEPLTKEQEVLVTSDDMNAVADQAGDESNLLLPDKESKINYCNSDYEMGAKQNHFSHTEFSEDASEGRFDYIHQTGTSSMQDMKSSGDGIDTVHLASSQDVLDITLDANSIPVPAGTNTSPAESSAYDIDLSYDISEMQDSQSTTQSGTLDSVIGHDADKSTVTTVDLSSPNAHLVNHVSVHQDGNLSPVKMVDSEVPLDFTSELPSEQSTPNLILPESVDLVDSQVRVKGVMENADCVSQDQDIEQNGLLQHPPAASISNPVVHDINETTLLETVTRPDFDQSEELMLSHDSISFPEGHKTNESTISVAHSISVSSEPNDNELDLNSYNQIQNGSLSESLLPEKSWSHAGIPAPSLLPAALQVPPGEVLVPAVVDQVQGQALAALQVLKVIEVDVQPGELCTRREYARWLVSASSALSRNTLSKVYPAMYIENVSELAFDDVTPEDPDFPYIQGLAEAGLISSKLSRSDLNGSVSGKQDSVIFSPDSPLSRQDLVSWKMALEKKQLPEVDRQHLYQCSGYIDIDKINPDAWPALAADLSSGEQGIIPLAFGYTRLFQPDKPVTKAQAAIALATGDAAEVVSEELARIEAESLAESAVNAHTALVAQVEQDLHASFEKELAKEREKIEAVEKLAEEARFELERLRSERVEENNALIRERAAVESEMEVLSRLRHEVEEQLQSLMSNKLEISFERDKITKLRKDAESENQVIVQLQYELEVERKALSMARAWAEEEAKRAREQARALEEARERWERHGIKVVVDGDLQDDASAGITWLTAGKQPPIDETITRAESLVEKLKAAAAEIKVRSTAVIEKIIQKIVCLISALKHQASEASKHASELRNTAISKVRKSTDEFQENASMFSSTVGDRARRVVEDCGKRVEKINASEFSSTIGDRARKVVEDCKGSVEKITQKFKT; this comes from the exons ATGGAACAGCTCCAGTGGATCGCCGGATTCTTTCGCCGGATGGTCAGACGCGGAGAGTGGCGGCGAGGACTCGCAGAAAAAGGGAGGATTTGGAG TTTATTTTCAGGGATTCTAGGGGCAGGACTGGCTGGAGTTTTCTTTGCTGCTGGCATTACATTTGCAATATTATCTCTTCACAGTAAGAGTGCTTCTG GTGCCAAAGTGCAGATGGAGCCattaacaaaagaacaagaagtcCTAGTAACTTCTGATGATATGAATGCAGTAGCTGATCAGGCTGGAGACGAGTCTAATTTGCTGTTACCAGACAAAGAGAGTAAAATAAATTACTGCAATTCAGACTACGAGATGGGAGCAAAGCAGAACCATTTTTCTCATACGGAATTTAGTGAAGATGCTAGTGAGGGCAGATTTGATTATATACACCAAACGGGGACTTCATCAATGCAAGATATGAAATCATCGGGCGATGGCATCGATACTGTTCACCTAGCTTCAAGTCAAGATGTTCTGGATATCACCTTAGATGCTAATAGCATTCCTGTACCTGCTGGTACTAATACAAGCCCAGCTGAATCGTCTGCTTATGATATTGACTTGTCATATGATATATCTGAGATGCAAGATTCCCAGAGTACAACACAGTCTGGCACTTTGGACTCGGTTATTGGACATGATGCGGACAAAAGCACTGTCACTACTGTTGACTTATCTTCTCCTAATGCTCATTTGGTTAACCATGTAAGCGTTCATCAGGATGGAAATTTAAGTCCAGTGAAAATGGTAGATTCTGAAGTTCCATTGGATTTCACAAGCGAACTTCCCAGCGAACAATCAACACCCAATCTCATCTTACCAGAGTCAGTTGATCTTGTAGATTCCCAAGTCAGAGTTAAGGGTGTTATGGAGAATGCAGACTGTGTGTCACAGGATCAAGATATTGAGCAGAATGGTTTGCTACAGCATCCTCCTGCTGCTAGCATTTCAAATCCAGTGGTACATGACATAAATGAAACTACTTTATTGGAAACAGTCACTAGACCAGATTTTGATCAGAGTGAAGAACTGATGCTTTCACATGATTCTATCAGTTTTCCAGAAGGGCATAAAACAAATGAAAGCACAATATCTGTAGCACATTCTATATCAGTATCTTCAGAACCTAATGACAATGAACTTGATTTGAACAGTTATAATCAAATTCAAAATGGCTCACTGTCTGAGTCACTATTGCCTGAGAAATCTTGGTCCCATGCTGGTATACctgctccatctcttctccctgcAGCTCTACAGGTGCCTCCTGGAGAAGTTTTAGTTCCTGCAGTAGTTGACCAGGTTCAGGGGCAGGCACTGGCAGCACTGCAAGTTCTTAAG GTTATTGAGGTTGATGTTCAACCAGGTGAGTTGTGTACTCGTCGTGAGTATGCTCGTTGGTTGGTATCTGCAAGTAGTGCTCTTTCAAG GAACACACTTTCAAAAGTTTATCCTGCAATGTACATAGAGAATGTGTCTGAACTTGCATTTGATGATGTCACTCCTGAAGATCCTGATTTCCCATATATTCAAG GCTTGGCAGAAGCTGGACTCATCTCTAGCAAGCTTTCAAGATCTGATTTGAATGGCTCTGTCAGTGGAAAGCAGGATTCTGTTATCTTCTCTCCTGACAG CCCTCTGTCACGCCAAGATCTTGTGAGTTGGAAGATGGCTTTGGAAAAGAAGCAACTTCCAGAAGTTGACAGACAG CATCTTTACCAGTGCTCTGGCTACATAGACATTGATAAAATAAACCCAGATGCTTGGCCTGCTTTGGCAGCTGACTTATCTTCTGGAGAACAGGGCATTATACCTCTTGCTTTTG GTTATACTAGACTTTTTCAACCTGATAAACCTGTCACAAAAGCACAAGCTGCTATTGCGCTTGCAACTGGTGATGCTGCTGAGGTTGTCAGTGAAGAACTTGCTCGTATTGAAGCAGAATCCTTGGCGGAAAGTGCTGTAAATGCACATACTGCTTTAGTAGCTCAGGTTGAGCAAGATCTGCATGCAagctttgagaaggagcttgctAAGGAAAGGGAGAAGATAGAGGCTGTGGAAAAATTAGCTGAAGAAGCAAGGTTTGAGCTGGAAAGACTTAGAAGTGAAAGAGTGGAAGAAAATAATGCTTTGATAAGAGAGCGTGCTGCTGTTGAATCTGAAATGGAAGTGCTTTCAAGGCTAAGACATGAAGTGGAGGAGCAGTTACAGAGCCTTATGAGTAATAAGCTGGAGATATCTTTTGAGAGGGATAAGATTACCAAACTCCGGAAGGATGCAGAAAGCGAGAACCAGGTTATTGTCCAGTTGCAGTATGAGCTGGAAGTTGAGAGAAAGGCTTTGTCTATGGCCCG GGCATGGGCAGAGGAGGAAGCTAAAAGGGCTCGGGAGCAGGCCAGAGCTCTTGAGGAGGCCAGAGAACGCTGGGAGAGGCATGGCATCAAAGTAGTAGTTGATGGAGATCTCCAAGATGATGCTTCTGCTGGAATCACATGGCTTACTGCTGGGAAGCAGCCTCCGATTGATGAAACAATCACCAGAGCAGAGAGCCTGGTGGAAAAGCTCAAGGCGGCGGCGGCTGAAATAAAAGTTAGGTCTACAGCTGTTATCGAGAAAATAATACAGAAGATAGTCTGTCTAATTTCAGCTTTGAAGCATCAAGCATCTGAGGCTTCCAAGCATGCCTCAGAGCTCCGAAATACTGCAATCTCTAAGGTTAGAAAATCAACAGATGAGTTCCAGGAAAATGCCTCCATGTTCAGCTCGACTGTTGGCGACAGGGCACGGAGGGTTGTTGAAGATTGCGGAAAACGTGTCGAGAAAATAAATGCCTCTGAGTTCAGCTCAACCATTGGTGACAGGGCAAGAAAGGTTGTTGAAGATTGCAAAGGCAGTGTTGAGAAAATCACACAAAAGTTCAAGACATGA
- the LOC140857473 gene encoding uncharacterized protein isoform X2: MEQLQWIAGFFRRMVRRGEWRRGLAEKGRIWSSLFSGILGAGLAGVFFAAGITFAILSLHSKSASGAKVQMEPLTKEQEVLVTSDDMNAVADQAGDESNLLLPDKESKINYCNSDYEMGAKQNHFSHTEFSEDASEGRFDYIHQTGTSSMQDMKSSGDGIDTVHLASSQDVLDITLDANSIPVPAGTNTSPAESSAYDIDLSYDISEMQDSQSTTQSGTLDSVIGHDADKSTVTTVDLSSPNAHLVNHVSVHQDGNLSPVKMVDSEVPLDFTSELPSEQSTPNLILPESVDLVDSQVRVKGVMENADCVSQDQDIEQNGLLQHPPAASISNPVVHDINETTLLETVTRPDFDQSEELMLSHDSISFPEGHKTNESTISVAHSISVSSEPNDNELDLNSYNQIQNGSLSESLLPEKSWSHAGIPAPSLLPAALQVPPGEVLVPAVVDQVQGQALAALQVLKVIEVDVQPGELCTRREYARWLVSASSALSRNTLSKVYPAMYIENVSELAFDDVTPEDPDFPYIQGLAEAGLISSKLSRSDLNGSVSGKQDSVIFSPDSPLSRQDLVSWKMALEKKQLPEVDRQHLYQCSGYIDIDKINPDAWPALAADLSSGEQGIIPLAFGYTRLFQPDKPVTKAQAAIALATGDAAEVVSEELARIEAESLAESAVNAHTALVAQVEQDLHASFEKELAKEREKIEAVEKLAEEARFELERLRSERVEENNALIRERAAVESEMEVLSRLRHEVEEQLQSLMSNKLEISFERDKITKLRKDAESENQVIVQLQYELEVERKALSMARAWAEEEAKRAREQARALEEARERWERHGIKVVVDGDLQDDASAGITWLTAGKQPPIDETITRAESLVEKLKAAAAEIKVRSTAVIEKIIQKIVCLISALKHQASEASKHASELRNTAISKVRKSTDEFQENASMFSSTVGDRARRVVEDCGKRVEKINASEFSSTIGDRARKVVEDCKGSVEKITQKFKT, from the exons ATGGAACAGCTCCAGTGGATCGCCGGATTCTTTCGCCGGATGGTCAGACGCGGAGAGTGGCGGCGAGGACTCGCAGAAAAAGGGAGGATTTGGAG TAGTTTATTTTCAGGGATTCTAGGGGCAGGACTGGCTGGAGTTTTCTTTGCTGCTGGCATTACATTTGCAATATTATCTCTTCACAGTAAGAGTGCTTCTG GTGCCAAAGTGCAGATGGAGCCattaacaaaagaacaagaagtcCTAGTAACTTCTGATGATATGAATGCAGTAGCTGATCAGGCTGGAGACGAGTCTAATTTGCTGTTACCAGACAAAGAGAGTAAAATAAATTACTGCAATTCAGACTACGAGATGGGAGCAAAGCAGAACCATTTTTCTCATACGGAATTTAGTGAAGATGCTAGTGAGGGCAGATTTGATTATATACACCAAACGGGGACTTCATCAATGCAAGATATGAAATCATCGGGCGATGGCATCGATACTGTTCACCTAGCTTCAAGTCAAGATGTTCTGGATATCACCTTAGATGCTAATAGCATTCCTGTACCTGCTGGTACTAATACAAGCCCAGCTGAATCGTCTGCTTATGATATTGACTTGTCATATGATATATCTGAGATGCAAGATTCCCAGAGTACAACACAGTCTGGCACTTTGGACTCGGTTATTGGACATGATGCGGACAAAAGCACTGTCACTACTGTTGACTTATCTTCTCCTAATGCTCATTTGGTTAACCATGTAAGCGTTCATCAGGATGGAAATTTAAGTCCAGTGAAAATGGTAGATTCTGAAGTTCCATTGGATTTCACAAGCGAACTTCCCAGCGAACAATCAACACCCAATCTCATCTTACCAGAGTCAGTTGATCTTGTAGATTCCCAAGTCAGAGTTAAGGGTGTTATGGAGAATGCAGACTGTGTGTCACAGGATCAAGATATTGAGCAGAATGGTTTGCTACAGCATCCTCCTGCTGCTAGCATTTCAAATCCAGTGGTACATGACATAAATGAAACTACTTTATTGGAAACAGTCACTAGACCAGATTTTGATCAGAGTGAAGAACTGATGCTTTCACATGATTCTATCAGTTTTCCAGAAGGGCATAAAACAAATGAAAGCACAATATCTGTAGCACATTCTATATCAGTATCTTCAGAACCTAATGACAATGAACTTGATTTGAACAGTTATAATCAAATTCAAAATGGCTCACTGTCTGAGTCACTATTGCCTGAGAAATCTTGGTCCCATGCTGGTATACctgctccatctcttctccctgcAGCTCTACAGGTGCCTCCTGGAGAAGTTTTAGTTCCTGCAGTAGTTGACCAGGTTCAGGGGCAGGCACTGGCAGCACTGCAAGTTCTTAAG GTTATTGAGGTTGATGTTCAACCAGGTGAGTTGTGTACTCGTCGTGAGTATGCTCGTTGGTTGGTATCTGCAAGTAGTGCTCTTTCAAG GAACACACTTTCAAAAGTTTATCCTGCAATGTACATAGAGAATGTGTCTGAACTTGCATTTGATGATGTCACTCCTGAAGATCCTGATTTCCCATATATTCAAG GCTTGGCAGAAGCTGGACTCATCTCTAGCAAGCTTTCAAGATCTGATTTGAATGGCTCTGTCAGTGGAAAGCAGGATTCTGTTATCTTCTCTCCTGACAG CCCTCTGTCACGCCAAGATCTTGTGAGTTGGAAGATGGCTTTGGAAAAGAAGCAACTTCCAGAAGTTGACAGACAG CATCTTTACCAGTGCTCTGGCTACATAGACATTGATAAAATAAACCCAGATGCTTGGCCTGCTTTGGCAGCTGACTTATCTTCTGGAGAACAGGGCATTATACCTCTTGCTTTTG GTTATACTAGACTTTTTCAACCTGATAAACCTGTCACAAAAGCACAAGCTGCTATTGCGCTTGCAACTGGTGATGCTGCTGAGGTTGTCAGTGAAGAACTTGCTCGTATTGAAGCAGAATCCTTGGCGGAAAGTGCTGTAAATGCACATACTGCTTTAGTAGCTCAGGTTGAGCAAGATCTGCATGCAagctttgagaaggagcttgctAAGGAAAGGGAGAAGATAGAGGCTGTGGAAAAATTAGCTGAAGAAGCAAGGTTTGAGCTGGAAAGACTTAGAAGTGAAAGAGTGGAAGAAAATAATGCTTTGATAAGAGAGCGTGCTGCTGTTGAATCTGAAATGGAAGTGCTTTCAAGGCTAAGACATGAAGTGGAGGAGCAGTTACAGAGCCTTATGAGTAATAAGCTGGAGATATCTTTTGAGAGGGATAAGATTACCAAACTCCGGAAGGATGCAGAAAGCGAGAACCAGGTTATTGTCCAGTTGCAGTATGAGCTGGAAGTTGAGAGAAAGGCTTTGTCTATGGCCCG GGCATGGGCAGAGGAGGAAGCTAAAAGGGCTCGGGAGCAGGCCAGAGCTCTTGAGGAGGCCAGAGAACGCTGGGAGAGGCATGGCATCAAAGTAGTAGTTGATGGAGATCTCCAAGATGATGCTTCTGCTGGAATCACATGGCTTACTGCTGGGAAGCAGCCTCCGATTGATGAAACAATCACCAGAGCAGAGAGCCTGGTGGAAAAGCTCAAGGCGGCGGCGGCTGAAATAAAAGTTAGGTCTACAGCTGTTATCGAGAAAATAATACAGAAGATAGTCTGTCTAATTTCAGCTTTGAAGCATCAAGCATCTGAGGCTTCCAAGCATGCCTCAGAGCTCCGAAATACTGCAATCTCTAAGGTTAGAAAATCAACAGATGAGTTCCAGGAAAATGCCTCCATGTTCAGCTCGACTGTTGGCGACAGGGCACGGAGGGTTGTTGAAGATTGCGGAAAACGTGTCGAGAAAATAAATGCCTCTGAGTTCAGCTCAACCATTGGTGACAGGGCAAGAAAGGTTGTTGAAGATTGCAAAGGCAGTGTTGAGAAAATCACACAAAAGTTCAAGACATGA